One segment of Candidatus Babeliales bacterium DNA contains the following:
- the rplI gene encoding 50S ribosomal protein L9 — protein sequence MKVYLRKDVQKIGFEGEIVKVSDGFAQNYLFPRKLAIQITQDNEEFYKKRQRNIDNRKEAIATETSMLAEKIKAIQLILKRKMHNKEKLYGSIAPAEIVDLLAEKGIKVAKNQIIFDKAIKEKGTYDVIIKLSTRLQPKLVLKVLPE from the coding sequence ATGAAAGTATATCTTCGCAAAGATGTCCAAAAAATCGGTTTTGAAGGGGAAATTGTAAAAGTTTCCGATGGATTTGCACAAAATTATCTTTTTCCTAGAAAATTAGCAATCCAAATTACTCAAGACAATGAAGAATTTTATAAAAAACGGCAACGTAATATCGACAATCGTAAAGAAGCAATAGCTACTGAAACGTCTATGCTTGCAGAAAAAATTAAAGCTATTCAGCTTATTTTAAAACGAAAAATGCATAATAAAGAAAAATTATACGGTTCAATTGCTCCAGCAGAGATTGTTGATCTTTTAGCCGAAAAAGGCATTAAAGTTGCCAAAAATCAAATAATTTTTGATAAGGCTATTAAAGAAAAGGGGACTTATGATGTTATTATCAAACTCTCCACTCGATTACAGCCAAAATTAGTACTCAAAGTTTTACCTGAATAA
- the ileS gene encoding isoleucine--tRNA ligase, whose protein sequence is MAQNKKPNDSDAKKSFKDTLNLPQTDFPIRSNPMVDDPALIKRWEQEDLFHASFTHNEGNIKFIFHDGPPYANGHIHLGSAYNKILKDITCKSQRMSGKQVPVTPGWDCHGLPIELKVTQEFPGLSPVALKKECRAYAQKWVDIQREEFKQLGVLMDWKHPYLTMNPGYESKILYALADFVDKGFINKKSKTVPWCPSCQTVLASAEIEYAERKDPSIYVLFSLNEKTKQKLFSEIVDKPISFLIWTTTPWTLPLNRAVLLKPDADYDVLQIDGQYVIVGSALSDKICELLGISKKVYKQIKANYFKDIRVRHPFVEGLEVPIIFDQSVSLQDGTACVHCAPGCGPEDYEVAVKHNLEVYSPITPDGKYSKFIEPHELEGMSVQDGQGWVINKLKEKDLLLLKQSIKHSYPHCWRCRGGLIFRATRQWFLNLSHENLREKALKAIESITFLPERSKNFLKATIQGRLEWCLSRQRVWGVPIPALLCKECDYPFINAELIEKVAKQVAQHGIEYWDEVPIEQLMPSDLVCPQCHGNEFVKEKDILDVWFDSGVSHYAVLFKNPALGFPADLYIEGIDQHRGWFQSSLLTSLILEGEPSTKAILTHGFTVDEKGHKMSKSLGNVVTPGEIIEKIGTDGLRLWVSSIDYRGDAIVSKVLLQNVTEVFRKIRNTSRFLLSNLYDFDPETERLPLSEMLLIDRFALEYLYHVNVKIRAAYEECDFTAVFHELADYCAKELSSFYLDIIKDRLYVEKADGKARRSAQTACWYILDTLTRLMAPILSFAAEYISDNYQKNKMQSIHLQSFNDLQDIWKMIAQMADLDPDYIDWYPFKGRALQASEKIKQLAFHEERTKQWELLQAIRSAVLKSLESLREKGTIKHSLEAKVMMYLDLPEKESQWFNDFFKDIEKTQQTKENFFKEFFIVSQCELIDSPKNLTKSSELKGLWLNVTHAEGVKCPRCWQWDTTVHPDALCKRCQEVLK, encoded by the coding sequence AAGACTTATTTCATGCATCATTTACACATAATGAAGGAAATATTAAATTCATTTTCCATGATGGTCCCCCGTATGCTAATGGCCATATTCATTTGGGCAGTGCATATAACAAAATTTTAAAAGATATTACCTGTAAATCTCAACGTATGTCAGGAAAACAAGTTCCCGTAACTCCTGGTTGGGATTGTCATGGTTTGCCAATTGAATTAAAAGTAACGCAAGAATTTCCGGGTTTATCTCCTGTTGCTTTAAAAAAAGAATGCCGTGCATATGCACAAAAATGGGTGGATATTCAACGTGAAGAATTTAAGCAGCTCGGTGTGCTTATGGATTGGAAACATCCTTATTTAACGATGAATCCAGGTTATGAATCTAAAATTTTATATGCCTTAGCAGATTTTGTTGATAAAGGATTTATTAACAAAAAAAGCAAAACCGTGCCGTGGTGTCCTTCGTGTCAGACGGTATTGGCTTCTGCTGAAATAGAATATGCTGAGCGGAAAGATCCCTCCATATATGTTTTATTTTCTTTAAATGAGAAAACCAAACAAAAATTATTTTCAGAGATTGTTGATAAACCAATTAGTTTTTTGATTTGGACAACAACGCCATGGACTTTGCCGCTTAATCGAGCAGTTTTATTAAAACCAGATGCAGATTATGATGTGCTGCAAATTGATGGGCAATATGTCATTGTTGGTTCCGCTCTTTCTGATAAAATTTGTGAATTGCTTGGAATATCCAAAAAGGTATACAAGCAAATAAAAGCTAATTATTTCAAAGATATACGAGTAAGACATCCATTTGTTGAAGGTTTAGAAGTACCAATTATTTTTGATCAATCAGTTTCATTACAAGATGGTACGGCATGTGTGCATTGTGCGCCTGGATGTGGGCCAGAAGATTATGAAGTTGCCGTTAAGCATAATTTGGAAGTATATTCACCAATTACACCGGATGGCAAATATAGTAAATTTATTGAGCCTCATGAGTTAGAAGGTATGTCAGTTCAAGATGGGCAAGGTTGGGTGATTAACAAGCTCAAAGAGAAAGACCTTTTATTATTAAAGCAATCAATAAAGCATTCATATCCTCATTGCTGGCGTTGCAGAGGGGGCCTCATTTTCCGTGCAACGCGGCAGTGGTTTTTAAATTTATCGCATGAAAATCTACGAGAAAAAGCACTGAAGGCAATTGAATCGATTACTTTTTTGCCAGAACGTTCAAAAAACTTTTTAAAAGCAACCATTCAAGGCAGGCTTGAATGGTGTCTTTCTCGCCAGCGGGTATGGGGCGTTCCGATTCCTGCATTGCTTTGTAAAGAATGTGATTATCCATTTATTAATGCTGAGTTAATTGAAAAGGTGGCAAAACAAGTAGCGCAACATGGTATTGAATATTGGGATGAAGTGCCAATTGAGCAATTAATGCCTAGTGACTTAGTATGTCCACAATGCCATGGCAATGAATTTGTTAAAGAAAAAGATATTTTAGATGTTTGGTTCGATTCTGGTGTAAGCCATTATGCAGTGTTATTTAAAAATCCTGCATTAGGATTTCCTGCTGATTTATATATAGAAGGTATTGATCAACATCGCGGTTGGTTTCAAAGTTCTTTATTAACAAGTTTAATTTTAGAAGGGGAGCCATCAACAAAAGCTATTCTTACGCATGGATTTACCGTTGATGAAAAAGGGCATAAAATGTCCAAATCATTAGGAAATGTAGTAACGCCTGGAGAAATAATTGAAAAAATAGGTACAGACGGTTTACGTCTTTGGGTATCAAGTATCGATTATCGGGGAGATGCCATTGTTTCTAAAGTATTATTGCAAAATGTAACTGAAGTTTTCAGAAAAATTCGCAATACTTCACGCTTTTTATTGTCCAATTTATATGACTTTGATCCAGAAACAGAAAGGCTGCCATTATCTGAAATGCTGCTAATTGATCGATTTGCGCTCGAATATCTTTATCATGTTAATGTAAAAATTCGTGCGGCATATGAGGAGTGTGATTTTACCGCAGTTTTTCATGAACTAGCCGATTATTGTGCAAAAGAATTAAGTTCATTCTATTTAGATATCATCAAAGACCGTTTATATGTAGAAAAGGCTGATGGCAAAGCACGTCGGTCAGCACAAACTGCTTGTTGGTATATTTTAGATACCTTAACCCGATTAATGGCACCAATACTATCGTTTGCTGCTGAATATATCTCTGATAATTATCAAAAAAATAAAATGCAATCCATCCATTTGCAATCATTTAATGATTTACAAGATATCTGGAAAATGATTGCGCAAATGGCTGATCTTGATCCAGATTATATTGATTGGTATCCGTTCAAAGGGCGTGCATTGCAAGCGAGTGAAAAAATTAAACAATTGGCTTTTCATGAAGAGCGGACAAAGCAATGGGAATTGCTACAAGCTATTCGTTCTGCAGTTTTAAAATCTTTAGAATCGCTTCGAGAAAAAGGTACGATAAAACATTCTCTTGAGGCAAAAGTTATGATGTATTTAGATTTGCCAGAAAAAGAATCGCAATGGTTTAATGATTTTTTTAAAGATATAGAGAAAACACAACAAACCAAAGAAAATTTCTTTAAAGAATTTTTTATAGTTTCGCAATGTGAACTTATTGATTCACCGAAAAACTTAACCAAATCATCAGAATTAAAAGGATTATGGTTAAACGTTACACATGCTGAAGGGGTAAAATGTCCCCGTTGCTGGCAATGGGATACGACTGTTCATCCAGATGCATTATGCAAACGCTGTCAGGAAGTTCTGAAATAA
- the dnaB gene encoding replicative DNA helicase gives MTQERQIKKPRTHWPEKILGKALPFSVQAEKAVLGALLLNDNYIHQITELLLPTDFYQNVHKTIYQSMLILVQEHKRIDLVALQDVLEKKGFLDTIGGIAYLLSLQEDIPSVGMLSQHAQIIKEKSILRELIYSATDIITSCYEQNDQAIDSVLDQAEQQIFQISNKRTNQSFVQLNIWLKKTFEHLSDIKNHAKGITGVASGFKRLDEMTSGFQKGDFIVLAARPSMGKTALALSLASQAANHGFSIGFFSLEMSAEQLTLRLLSMQASIAHQHIRNASISSDEWLELTNVAAHLAGLKLFIDDTAMLSVMDLRAKARKLKIEHGLDFLVVDYLQLLSTNKRHENRHQEVSEISRSLKALAKELEIPIISLSQLSRAVDSRVDKRPMLSDLRESGAIEQDADLIMFLYRDIVYNPDTENPSLAELIVGKQRNGPTGTLYLNFVRELTRFDETDYED, from the coding sequence ATGACGCAAGAACGACAAATAAAAAAACCTCGGACTCATTGGCCTGAAAAAATATTAGGCAAAGCATTACCCTTTAGTGTGCAAGCAGAAAAAGCGGTACTGGGAGCTTTATTATTAAATGATAATTATATTCATCAAATAACTGAGTTGCTATTGCCAACTGATTTTTATCAAAATGTGCATAAGACCATTTATCAATCAATGCTTATACTGGTGCAAGAGCATAAAAGAATTGATTTAGTTGCGTTGCAAGATGTTTTAGAAAAAAAAGGGTTTCTTGATACAATCGGCGGTATTGCTTATTTATTATCTTTACAAGAAGATATTCCTTCAGTTGGAATGCTTTCGCAACATGCACAAATTATAAAAGAAAAATCAATATTGCGTGAATTAATTTATTCGGCAACCGATATTATAACGAGCTGTTATGAGCAGAATGATCAGGCAATTGATTCGGTTTTAGATCAAGCAGAACAACAAATTTTTCAAATTTCTAATAAACGTACCAATCAAAGTTTTGTTCAGCTCAATATTTGGTTAAAAAAAACATTTGAACATCTTTCTGATATTAAAAATCATGCAAAAGGGATTACGGGCGTTGCTTCTGGTTTTAAACGTCTTGATGAGATGACTTCTGGTTTTCAGAAAGGAGACTTTATTGTATTGGCAGCGCGACCATCGATGGGGAAAACGGCATTAGCATTAAGTTTGGCATCACAAGCGGCTAATCATGGATTTTCTATCGGTTTTTTTTCTCTTGAAATGTCAGCCGAACAACTTACACTCAGATTACTTTCTATGCAGGCTAGTATTGCTCATCAGCATATTCGTAACGCATCAATTTCTTCAGATGAATGGTTAGAGCTAACGAATGTGGCAGCACATTTAGCTGGGTTGAAATTATTTATCGATGATACTGCAATGTTAAGTGTTATGGATTTACGAGCAAAAGCACGTAAGTTAAAAATTGAACATGGCCTCGATTTCTTAGTAGTTGACTATTTACAGTTACTTAGTACTAATAAAAGGCATGAAAATCGCCATCAGGAAGTTTCAGAGATTTCTCGTTCCTTAAAAGCACTTGCCAAAGAATTAGAAATTCCAATTATTTCATTATCGCAGCTTTCACGAGCAGTAGATTCTCGCGTAGATAAAAGACCTATGCTTTCTGATTTGCGTGAATCTGGTGCTATTGAACAAGATGCTGATCTTATTATGTTTTTATATCGTGATATTGTATACAATCCAGACACTGAAAATCCCAGTTTAGCAGAATTAATTGTAGGTAAACAAAGAAACGGACCAACTGGTACATTATATCTGAATTTTGTTCGCGAACTTACTCGATTTGATGAAACTGATTATGAAGATTAA
- a CDS encoding DoxX family protein, with translation MNGIKEILLSNSTWAKDIGLLIIRLGLGGIFIKHGFGKVIGGYENWRWIGSQMSNLGITFWPIFWGLCAAVSEFFGGIALTLGLATRLAAFLISCVMLVAILYHIGKGDEFSTLSHPLSLMFVFWGIIFAGGGRFSLDYFLR, from the coding sequence GTGAATGGCATTAAGGAAATATTATTATCAAATAGTACTTGGGCAAAAGATATTGGGCTGCTCATTATTCGCTTAGGATTAGGCGGAATATTTATTAAGCATGGATTCGGTAAAGTAATTGGTGGTTATGAAAATTGGAGATGGATCGGTAGCCAAATGAGCAATCTCGGTATAACATTTTGGCCAATATTTTGGGGTTTATGTGCAGCAGTAAGTGAATTTTTTGGTGGCATAGCGCTTACTTTAGGATTGGCAACACGCTTAGCAGCATTCTTAATTAGTTGTGTTATGCTTGTAGCCATTCTTTATCATATTGGCAAAGGAGATGAATTCAGTACACTGTCACATCCTTTATCATTAATGTTTGTATTTTGGGGAATAATTTTTGCTGGTGGTGGACGATTTTCACTTGATTATTTTTTAAGATAA
- a CDS encoding crossover junction endodeoxyribonuclease RuvC codes for MIVLGIDPGFSATGYGVIKKEQTKTFLLDCGYLKLPSSKPLSVRIGMFNTYFNEKIITHHITDLALETPFLGKNAQNFLKLGYLRGILYLLANTHQLNLHEFSPREVKQAVTGFGGAQKDQVARIIMRLFPHLVSPEKSDVTDAVAVTLCAIWRQKQTFIPHY; via the coding sequence ATGATTGTATTGGGCATTGATCCTGGTTTTTCAGCAACCGGTTACGGTGTTATCAAAAAAGAACAAACGAAAACATTTCTATTAGATTGTGGCTATTTAAAATTACCAAGTAGCAAACCTCTATCAGTAAGAATTGGCATGTTTAATACTTATTTTAATGAAAAAATTATTACGCATCACATTACTGATTTAGCATTGGAAACACCTTTTTTGGGCAAAAATGCGCAAAATTTTTTAAAACTTGGCTATTTGCGTGGTATACTTTATTTATTGGCTAATACTCACCAACTCAATTTACATGAATTTTCACCACGAGAAGTAAAACAAGCAGTTACTGGTTTTGGCGGAGCACAAAAAGATCAAGTTGCTCGCATTATAATGCGATTATTTCCTCACTTAGTATCTCCAGAAAAATCAGATGTTACTGATGCCGTAGCAGTAACTCTTTGTGCAATATGGCGCCAAAAACAAACTTTTATACCTCATTACTAA
- a CDS encoding cation-translocating P-type ATPase, with product MIRALFVNYHGFFLLYIFSILALFFVSFFYNLGPFFIYFLLTLALIPIIYKAILELKKKQLGSEIFFIFATIIGLIAHEERAILIVLLILLIAHYLQTIIEERTENAIESLIQLLPENVHVIKKNKEHTVPLHQINIGDHVLVKTGEKIPVDGIIIEGCAEINEASLTGESQPLMKMDGQLAYAGTYIEAGSIIIRTKKIGKETRFGQISLLIEQAYKQKADITTLADRVARYISIFFIFFIIITWFFMRDLNVIVSLLVFGSPVELILITPLTILAGIAAAFKNGIIVKGGYSLEQLAKTDAMVFDKTGTLTIGKPVVTSIRSINPQFSEQDILLFAAIAEKRSGHVIAQSILKKAKQEGLEVPDPSRYESITGHGIEIVYNENIYLVGNKHFIEAPEHGNISLSHAISCEYAHSTIYVAQNKTICGFICIADEIRQNAQDIIHELKKEGIKSMLILSGDKQEIADQVAKKLEIDNAYGEVMPDEKLKIIDALKAKGHIVTMIGDGINDAPALKYASVGIAMGAMGMQPAIEAADIVLMSNDLNLLVFIYKLAKKSLRIIKQNIFWGLIFTHVLGIILSLLRFLNPVQAALFHAIPEILIFLNTARLLLF from the coding sequence ATGATCAGGGCATTATTTGTCAATTATCATGGGTTTTTTTTATTGTATATTTTCAGTATTTTAGCTTTATTTTTCGTTTCTTTTTTTTATAATCTTGGCCCTTTTTTTATATATTTTTTGTTAACACTTGCGCTTATTCCAATTATATATAAAGCAATTTTAGAATTAAAAAAAAAGCAGCTTGGCAGTGAAATTTTTTTCATTTTTGCAACTATTATTGGTTTAATTGCGCACGAAGAACGCGCCATTTTAATTGTTCTACTTATTTTATTAATCGCTCATTATTTGCAAACCATTATTGAAGAACGAACTGAAAATGCAATTGAAAGCCTAATTCAATTATTGCCAGAAAATGTGCATGTTATCAAAAAAAATAAAGAACATACAGTGCCTTTACATCAAATTAATATCGGCGATCATGTTCTAGTAAAAACAGGAGAAAAAATTCCAGTTGATGGCATAATTATTGAAGGCTGTGCTGAAATTAATGAAGCTTCATTAACGGGTGAAAGCCAACCTTTAATGAAAATGGATGGTCAATTAGCATATGCAGGAACTTATATTGAAGCAGGAAGTATTATCATAAGAACAAAAAAAATTGGTAAAGAAACACGCTTTGGACAAATAAGCCTGTTAATTGAGCAAGCATATAAACAAAAAGCTGATATTACTACTCTTGCAGATCGCGTCGCGCGATATATTTCTATCTTTTTTATTTTTTTTATTATCATAACATGGTTTTTTATGCGTGATTTAAATGTTATAGTATCGCTTTTAGTTTTTGGATCTCCTGTAGAATTAATTCTAATAACGCCATTAACTATACTTGCTGGCATCGCGGCAGCATTTAAAAATGGCATAATTGTTAAAGGAGGATATTCATTAGAGCAACTCGCTAAAACTGATGCAATGGTTTTTGATAAAACTGGAACGCTTACTATCGGTAAGCCTGTTGTAACGAGTATTCGATCGATAAATCCGCAATTTTCTGAGCAGGATATATTATTATTTGCAGCAATTGCAGAAAAACGCTCTGGACATGTTATTGCACAATCAATTTTAAAAAAAGCAAAGCAAGAAGGATTAGAAGTTCCGGATCCATCTCGATACGAATCAATTACGGGACACGGAATTGAAATTGTATATAATGAAAATATTTATTTAGTTGGTAATAAACATTTTATTGAAGCCCCTGAGCATGGCAATATTTCTCTTTCTCATGCAATATCCTGTGAATATGCGCATTCGACAATTTATGTTGCACAAAATAAAACTATTTGCGGTTTTATTTGTATAGCTGATGAAATTCGTCAAAATGCACAAGATATTATTCATGAATTAAAAAAAGAAGGTATTAAATCAATGTTAATTCTCAGTGGCGATAAACAGGAAATTGCTGATCAAGTGGCAAAAAAACTTGAAATTGATAATGCTTATGGAGAAGTAATGCCTGATGAAAAATTAAAAATAATAGATGCATTGAAAGCAAAAGGCCATATCGTAACTATGATTGGCGACGGTATTAATGATGCGCCAGCATTAAAATATGCTTCAGTCGGTATTGCAATGGGTGCGATGGGTATGCAACCAGCCATAGAAGCTGCCGATATTGTCTTAATGTCAAACGACCTAAATTTGCTTGTTTTTATTTATAAATTAGCAAAAAAATCCTTGCGCATTATTAAACAAAATATTTTTTGGGGACTCATTTTTACGCATGTATTGGGAATAATTTTAAGCTTACTTCGCTTTTTAAATCCGGTGCAAGCAGCTTTATTCCATGCCATACCGGAAATATTAATTTTCTTAAATACCGCACGGTTACTTTTATTTTAA
- a CDS encoding vitamin K epoxide reductase family protein — MIYILILAAIGFFISLYAYFIEKKIQHEPLYKPTCDISDKISCSKPILSKYGKLFYFSNSFIGMIFYIFIFIAAYLGYSTTVFYGSLVSVIISLILAYILYFKIQTLCILCTAIYIINALIFIISYMNINK, encoded by the coding sequence ATGATTTATATATTAATTTTGGCGGCAATAGGTTTTTTTATTTCATTATATGCTTACTTTATTGAAAAAAAAATTCAGCACGAACCACTCTATAAGCCAACTTGTGATATTTCAGATAAAATTTCATGTTCAAAACCAATTTTAAGTAAATATGGCAAACTATTTTATTTTTCTAATTCATTTATTGGTATGATATTTTATATATTTATTTTTATTGCTGCTTATTTGGGTTACAGCACTACGGTGTTTTATGGCTCTTTAGTTTCAGTGATTATTTCGTTAATTCTTGCTTATATTTTGTATTTTAAAATACAAACTCTTTGCATATTATGTACGGCAATCTATATTATCAATGCATTAATATTTATTATAAGTTATATGAATATCAATAAATAA